A window from Cryobacterium sp. SO1 encodes these proteins:
- a CDS encoding Gfo/Idh/MocA family protein: MGIPLNVGIVGVGKISEQYLANFPTFPGLRLVAAADLNQERARQVAEEFGVRVLTVDELLTDPEVDAVLNLTIPAAHVEISTRALRSGKHVFTEKPLGLTPAEARPMVELAEELGLRLGSAPETVLGTGIQTARQTLDSGLIGEPIAAQVQWTAPGHERWHPAPEFYYQPGGGPLLDMGPYYLSALVHFFGSVTRVTGIATRSARVRTIESGPRAGTPLPVSVDTHVSALLEHANGVTSTVTVSFEVWKSRAPKFEVYGTEGTVTVPDPNMFSDVVEAAVRDQDWKRIPDTAGYIDTGRGAGLADMAEAITENRPHRASGRLALHVLEIMDAILRSSQEKAVITIDSTADRPEIVPLRTTTEAGPTAHAVPALLPVEGFATPEDGAANQRRML, translated from the coding sequence GTGGGCATCCCGCTGAACGTCGGAATCGTCGGAGTCGGCAAGATCAGCGAGCAGTATCTTGCGAACTTCCCGACATTTCCCGGACTGCGCCTCGTCGCGGCGGCTGATCTCAACCAAGAGCGCGCCCGGCAGGTCGCAGAGGAGTTCGGCGTCCGAGTCCTCACCGTCGACGAGTTACTCACCGACCCCGAGGTCGACGCGGTGCTCAACCTGACCATCCCCGCAGCCCACGTCGAGATCAGCACCCGGGCCCTGCGCTCCGGCAAACACGTCTTCACGGAGAAGCCTCTCGGTCTCACGCCCGCAGAGGCACGACCCATGGTCGAGCTCGCCGAAGAGCTCGGCCTCCGCTTGGGCAGCGCGCCGGAGACGGTTCTCGGTACCGGCATCCAGACGGCCAGGCAGACACTCGATTCGGGCCTCATCGGCGAACCGATCGCCGCGCAGGTGCAGTGGACCGCTCCCGGCCACGAGCGATGGCATCCCGCGCCTGAGTTCTACTATCAGCCCGGCGGCGGCCCGCTGCTGGACATGGGCCCCTACTACCTCAGCGCGCTTGTGCACTTCTTCGGATCCGTCACCCGGGTGACCGGCATCGCCACCCGCTCTGCCCGTGTGCGCACGATCGAGTCCGGCCCCCGAGCCGGCACGCCACTACCGGTGTCGGTCGACACCCACGTCAGTGCCCTGCTCGAGCACGCCAACGGGGTCACGTCCACGGTCACCGTGAGCTTCGAGGTGTGGAAGAGCCGCGCGCCCAAGTTCGAGGTGTACGGCACGGAGGGCACCGTCACCGTGCCCGACCCGAACATGTTCTCGGATGTGGTCGAGGCCGCCGTTCGCGATCAGGACTGGAAGCGCATCCCCGACACCGCCGGCTACATCGACACCGGCCGCGGAGCCGGCCTCGCCGACATGGCCGAGGCGATCACCGAGAACCGCCCACACCGCGCATCCGGCCGCCTCGCGTTGCACGTCCTCGAGATCATGGACGCCATCCTGCGCTCCAGCCAGGAGAAGGCGGTCATCACGATCGACAGCACCGCGGATCGGCCCGAGATCGTGCCGTTGCGGACCACGACCGAGGCCGGGCCCACGGCTCACGCTGTCCCCGCACTCCTACCGGTCGAAGGATTCGCCACACCAGAAGACGGCGCGGCGAATCAGCGTCGAATGCTGTAG
- a CDS encoding ThuA domain-containing protein, translated as MTKTPPAAPARKALVVRGGWDGHQPVEATELFIPFLLEHGFEVRVEGSTAVYADEDYLRTVDLIVQANTMTSIDGPEFLGLRAAIENGTGLAGWHGGIADSYRNNADYLQLIGGQFAAHPGRHPDERSGEQSDNYVPHLIQMTAAAAEHPITQGIRDFELITEQYWVLHDDYNDVLATTTQAVRPWDPWTRPVTSPAIWTRQWGAGRIFVSTPGHRVEILQETNLKTIIERGLLWASR; from the coding sequence ATGACCAAAACGCCCCCAGCTGCCCCCGCAAGAAAAGCGCTCGTTGTCAGAGGAGGGTGGGATGGGCACCAGCCGGTCGAAGCGACCGAGCTGTTCATCCCGTTCCTGCTGGAGCACGGCTTTGAGGTGCGTGTTGAGGGGTCCACCGCCGTCTACGCCGATGAGGACTATCTGCGAACGGTCGACCTGATCGTCCAAGCGAACACCATGACCTCCATCGACGGGCCTGAATTCCTGGGCCTGCGCGCCGCCATTGAGAACGGCACCGGCCTCGCCGGGTGGCATGGGGGTATCGCCGACTCCTACCGGAACAACGCCGACTACCTGCAGCTGATCGGTGGCCAATTCGCCGCGCACCCCGGCAGACATCCGGACGAGCGTTCCGGCGAGCAGTCGGACAATTACGTCCCTCACCTCATCCAGATGACGGCAGCCGCGGCGGAGCACCCCATCACGCAGGGCATCAGAGATTTTGAACTGATCACCGAGCAGTACTGGGTGCTGCACGACGACTACAACGATGTTCTCGCCACCACCACTCAGGCAGTCCGCCCCTGGGATCCCTGGACCCGGCCCGTCACGTCCCCGGCAATCTGGACTCGTCAGTGGGGCGCAGGACGCATTTTCGTTTCGACCCCGGGCCACCGCGTCGAGATTCTCCAGGAAACCAACCTGAAGACCATCATCGAAAGGGGACTGCTGTGGGCATCCCGCTGA
- a CDS encoding nuclear transport factor 2 family protein, with translation MSFTLDETATPEEVAQAFSSHRFEVALPHLADDIVWSVVGDEPVLGRDAVEKLCRRSAEDLVEVTTEFQRFRTVVGGDSVVVDSLARYTEAGGDVSVVASCDIYDFVDGRVTEIVSYTIEIDG, from the coding sequence ATGAGCTTCACTCTCGACGAGACGGCCACCCCCGAGGAGGTCGCGCAAGCGTTCTCCAGCCACCGCTTCGAGGTAGCCTTGCCGCATCTCGCCGACGACATCGTGTGGAGCGTCGTCGGTGACGAGCCGGTGCTCGGGCGGGACGCCGTCGAGAAGCTCTGCCGACGGAGCGCCGAGGACCTCGTGGAGGTGACCACCGAGTTCCAACGCTTTCGCACGGTCGTCGGCGGTGACAGCGTCGTGGTGGACAGCCTCGCTCGGTACACCGAGGCAGGCGGAGACGTATCGGTAGTGGCGTCCTGCGACATCTACGACTTCGTCGACGGTCGCGTCACCGAGATCGTCTCGTACACGATCGAGATCGACGGCTGA
- a CDS encoding zinc-binding dehydrogenase — MTAAVLTRFGGPEVLELHHDWPRPRPQKNQVLVKVSAAAVNNTDIWTRQGAYGLPEDPAAQAGWLGTFDFPRIQGGDIVGVVALVGAGVTGDLMGRRVLVDPALYGSEDDNASPVGYLGSEADGGFAQFVAVDASHAHDVQDSPLSDEQLACLPVAFGTAIGMLERAQVQGGETVLVTGASGGVGLALVQLAAARGARVLAITSGSKEDAVLANGAARVFNRDSPDIHAEIAAASPAGLDVVADIAGGPGVSALMPLLRDNGRWVIAGAVAGPVIEFDLRRLYLHNVQLIGSSMHTRVHFQRLVELARRGDVRPQVSSTFALTEIAEAQTEFSARRHIGKIVILPR, encoded by the coding sequence ATGACAGCAGCCGTATTGACCAGATTCGGCGGCCCCGAAGTCTTGGAACTGCACCACGACTGGCCGCGTCCTCGGCCCCAGAAGAACCAGGTCCTGGTGAAGGTGTCCGCGGCAGCGGTGAACAACACAGACATTTGGACCCGTCAGGGCGCCTATGGATTGCCCGAGGATCCTGCAGCTCAGGCCGGCTGGCTGGGCACCTTTGATTTTCCTCGAATCCAGGGAGGAGACATCGTCGGTGTCGTCGCCCTGGTGGGGGCCGGTGTGACCGGAGACCTGATGGGTCGACGGGTGCTCGTGGACCCTGCCCTGTACGGCTCCGAGGACGACAACGCGTCACCGGTGGGGTACCTGGGAAGCGAGGCGGACGGCGGGTTCGCGCAGTTCGTGGCCGTGGACGCGTCGCATGCCCACGACGTGCAGGACTCGCCGCTGTCAGACGAGCAGCTGGCGTGTCTGCCCGTCGCCTTCGGCACGGCGATCGGGATGCTCGAACGTGCGCAGGTGCAGGGCGGCGAGACCGTGCTGGTGACAGGGGCATCCGGGGGAGTGGGCCTCGCCCTGGTGCAGCTGGCCGCGGCGCGAGGCGCGCGGGTGCTGGCGATCACGAGTGGCTCCAAAGAGGATGCCGTACTCGCGAATGGGGCTGCTCGGGTCTTCAACCGGGACTCACCAGACATCCATGCCGAGATTGCCGCCGCGTCGCCCGCCGGGCTGGACGTTGTTGCCGACATCGCAGGCGGACCGGGAGTCTCGGCCCTGATGCCGCTGCTTCGGGACAACGGTCGATGGGTAATCGCCGGTGCCGTTGCGGGGCCGGTGATCGAATTCGACCTTCGACGTCTGTATCTGCACAATGTGCAACTGATCGGATCCTCGATGCACACCCGTGTTCATTTTCAACGTCTTGTCGAGTTGGCCCGCCGCGGGGACGTGCGCCCCCAGGTCAGCAGCACGTTTGCTCTGACCGAGATCGCGGAGGCCCAGACGGAGTTCTCCGCACGACGACACATCGGCAAGATCGTCATCCTGCCGCGCTGA
- a CDS encoding LacI family DNA-binding transcriptional regulator, producing the protein MSRTKSQRVTQRTIAELAGVSQATVSLVLNGKADSTSRIPEATRRRVLDAIAETTYVADPAARSLAGVGNNLVGIFTYEPAFPQETSDFYAPLLMGIETTAESLGVDLLMFTSAPIVDGRRQLFHEKNRLRLADGCLLLGQKMDTGELNRLVDSGYPFVAIGRRDDPAGRIPYVGVDYANATSKLAEVALAQGHRRFYSLHVPTDAESTRDRQSGLVRVLDEARVALTSATTDGSDLEAAWRAIRKAAPTVLIVEDATHAHRLVDIAVADGVDIPNDLSIVVLGERTRPSERGLDFTRLAAPRPQLGSNAITLLHQIMNGSSDAVEPLPHRQLLECVIIEGATLGAPRIGSAL; encoded by the coding sequence ATGTCGCGCACAAAGTCGCAACGAGTCACCCAGCGCACCATCGCTGAGCTGGCCGGCGTGAGTCAGGCCACGGTCTCGCTCGTTCTGAACGGCAAAGCAGATTCGACCTCGCGGATTCCTGAGGCAACACGCCGCCGGGTGCTCGACGCGATCGCCGAAACCACCTACGTGGCGGACCCCGCCGCACGCAGCCTCGCCGGCGTCGGCAACAACCTCGTTGGCATCTTCACCTACGAGCCGGCCTTCCCGCAGGAAACCTCGGACTTCTACGCGCCCTTGCTGATGGGCATCGAAACCACCGCAGAGTCGCTCGGTGTCGACCTGCTGATGTTCACCAGCGCGCCGATAGTCGATGGGCGCCGCCAGCTCTTCCACGAGAAGAACCGACTGCGGCTCGCCGACGGATGCCTGCTGCTCGGCCAGAAGATGGACACCGGAGAGCTCAACCGTCTCGTCGACTCCGGCTATCCCTTTGTGGCGATCGGACGACGGGACGATCCCGCTGGGCGCATCCCGTACGTCGGTGTCGACTACGCGAATGCCACGTCGAAGCTCGCGGAAGTCGCCCTTGCCCAAGGACATAGGCGTTTCTATTCACTGCACGTGCCGACCGATGCCGAATCCACCCGCGACCGCCAGTCCGGATTGGTGCGCGTGCTCGACGAGGCCCGAGTCGCCTTGACCAGCGCCACTACCGACGGCTCCGACCTCGAGGCCGCTTGGCGAGCCATCCGGAAAGCTGCGCCCACCGTGCTGATCGTCGAGGACGCCACCCACGCCCACCGCCTCGTCGATATCGCTGTCGCGGACGGTGTCGATATCCCGAACGACCTATCGATCGTGGTGCTCGGCGAGCGCACCCGTCCCAGCGAACGCGGCCTCGACTTCACCCGGCTCGCCGCTCCGCGCCCGCAGCTCGGCTCGAATGCGATCACTCTCCTTCACCAGATCATGAACGGCTCATCCGATGCCGTTGAACCACTACCGCACCGGCAACTGCTCGAGTGCGTCATCATCGAGGGCGCCACACTGGGCGCCCCGAGAATCGGGAGCGCTCTGTGA
- a CDS encoding FAD-dependent oxidoreductase, with amino-acid sequence MNRTSLSTEVLVVGGGMGGVSAALAALRGGKRVILTEEYQWLGGQLTSQAVPMDEHTWVEQFGVTASYQELREGIRDYYRDNYPLLQKVKDRADLNPGAGLVSRLCAEPRVAVAVIDALLARYLGSQQLTIIKSVVPLSAEVDGTRVTSVTLASLAGDTETTITADYVLDATELGDLLPLTGAEYVTGTEGRDETGEPSAPEVGDAENVQALSWCFVLDHVDGEDHTIPKPASYDYWRNYAPEFWGAPLLSLTAPHPRTLEIVTRSFNPLVNDDPTTQLADQRAGGGDEELWVFRRILAKGNLTDGHLQGDLVLVNWPMIDYLDGNIIDADAASRARHLEASRQLSYSFFYWLQTEAPRPDGGTGWPGLRLRGDITGTEHGLAMAPYIRESRRIRAEYTVVEGDLSIAARGHGQPATYPDTVGVGMYRIDLHPSTGGDNYIDVASAPFEIPLGAMIPVRLDNLLPAGKNVGTTHITNGAFRLHPVEWNIGEAAGWLAAFCLDHAVDPRVVRNTPRLLEEFQSLLTTRGVELHWPDVTGY; translated from the coding sequence GTGAACCGCACGTCCCTCAGCACCGAAGTTCTCGTGGTCGGCGGTGGCATGGGCGGCGTCTCCGCAGCCCTCGCAGCGCTGCGCGGCGGCAAGCGCGTCATCCTCACTGAGGAATACCAGTGGCTCGGCGGGCAACTCACCAGCCAGGCCGTGCCAATGGACGAGCACACCTGGGTGGAGCAGTTCGGGGTGACGGCGTCGTACCAGGAGCTACGCGAAGGCATCCGCGACTACTACCGCGACAACTACCCTCTACTCCAGAAGGTGAAAGACCGCGCCGACCTCAACCCGGGTGCCGGCCTCGTCAGCAGGCTGTGCGCCGAACCTCGGGTGGCCGTCGCCGTCATCGACGCCCTGTTGGCGCGCTACCTCGGATCGCAACAGCTCACCATCATCAAGTCCGTCGTGCCCCTCTCCGCCGAGGTCGACGGCACCCGGGTGACCTCGGTGACGCTCGCCTCCCTGGCCGGTGACACCGAGACGACGATCACCGCCGACTACGTGCTCGACGCCACCGAACTCGGCGACCTGCTGCCCCTGACCGGCGCCGAATACGTCACGGGCACCGAGGGCCGAGACGAGACCGGCGAGCCCAGCGCGCCCGAGGTCGGCGACGCCGAGAATGTGCAGGCACTGTCCTGGTGCTTCGTGCTCGACCACGTCGACGGCGAAGACCACACCATCCCAAAGCCCGCGAGCTACGACTACTGGCGCAACTACGCCCCCGAATTCTGGGGCGCGCCGCTTCTGAGCCTGACGGCACCGCACCCGCGGACGCTGGAGATCGTCACCCGGTCGTTCAACCCGCTGGTCAATGACGACCCGACGACGCAGCTCGCCGACCAGCGTGCCGGCGGCGGCGACGAGGAACTGTGGGTCTTCCGTCGCATCCTGGCCAAGGGCAACCTCACCGACGGCCACCTGCAGGGTGACCTCGTGCTCGTGAACTGGCCGATGATCGACTACCTCGACGGCAACATCATCGATGCGGATGCCGCCTCGCGGGCGCGCCATCTGGAAGCCTCCCGTCAGCTCAGCTACTCCTTCTTCTACTGGTTGCAAACCGAGGCGCCCCGCCCCGACGGCGGGACCGGCTGGCCGGGGTTGCGGTTGCGCGGCGACATCACTGGTACCGAGCACGGACTAGCCATGGCTCCCTACATCCGTGAGTCGCGCCGCATCCGTGCCGAGTACACGGTCGTCGAAGGTGACCTGTCGATCGCTGCCCGCGGGCATGGCCAGCCGGCAACGTATCCCGACACCGTCGGGGTTGGGATGTACCGCATCGACCTGCACCCGTCGACGGGTGGGGACAACTACATCGACGTCGCGTCGGCGCCGTTTGAGATTCCGCTCGGTGCGATGATCCCGGTTCGCCTGGACAACCTCCTCCCCGCGGGTAAGAACGTCGGCACCACCCACATCACCAATGGGGCCTTCCGGCTCCACCCGGTGGAGTGGAACATCGGCGAGGCAGCGGGCTGGCTAGCGGCCTTCTGTCTGGACCACGCGGTGGATCCCCGCGTGGTCCGCAACACACCTCGGTTGCTCGAGGAATTCCAATCCCTTCTCACAACCCGGGGTGTCGAGCTGCACTGGCCCGACGTCACCGGCTACTAA
- a CDS encoding sugar ABC transporter substrate-binding protein yields the protein MTVWTANQDQLALFDDIADQYITEHPEVKSITFEPLPFEDYTTTLTTQVAGGKAPDLAWILENAALDFVDSGALAPIQDALEKTDGYEFDDLSESATALWQKDGELIAYPFSTSPFVMFANDDLLRAAGQPTAAELQAAGKWNWEGISEVGAAVNAATGKAGFVVRDFDYTSWDNLASVWMGWGAEPWGDDGASCEFDSPEMVDAFTFLHEAAFDKKSMPGPGTTADFFAGESAFTVTQISRASVLPDSGFAWDLLPLPEGPEGEYSMVGQAGIGVMASGKNAPVAADFLAFFSSPENSKKLAQWFPPARTSQLSTETLAAANPVLSAGQIENVVIPGIETGVVRPGHTDSAKVGQTVRAALDAIWTPEADIEESLIGVCDAVEPLLGK from the coding sequence ATGACCGTCTGGACAGCGAACCAGGACCAGCTCGCCCTGTTCGACGACATCGCGGACCAGTACATCACAGAACACCCGGAAGTGAAATCCATCACATTCGAGCCGCTCCCCTTCGAGGACTACACCACAACGCTGACAACGCAGGTGGCCGGAGGCAAAGCACCCGACCTGGCCTGGATCCTCGAGAACGCGGCACTCGACTTCGTCGACAGTGGAGCGCTCGCACCGATCCAGGACGCGTTGGAGAAGACCGATGGCTACGAGTTCGACGACCTCAGCGAATCGGCGACGGCGCTTTGGCAGAAGGACGGCGAGCTCATCGCGTATCCATTCTCCACGTCGCCGTTCGTGATGTTCGCCAACGATGACCTCCTCCGAGCAGCAGGCCAGCCGACGGCTGCCGAACTGCAAGCCGCCGGCAAGTGGAACTGGGAGGGCATCTCCGAGGTCGGAGCTGCCGTCAATGCGGCCACCGGCAAGGCAGGTTTCGTTGTGCGGGACTTCGACTACACCTCCTGGGACAACCTCGCCTCGGTGTGGATGGGGTGGGGGGCCGAACCGTGGGGCGATGACGGAGCCTCCTGCGAATTCGACTCGCCGGAGATGGTGGACGCGTTCACATTCCTCCACGAGGCCGCGTTCGACAAGAAATCGATGCCCGGCCCGGGCACAACGGCCGATTTCTTCGCCGGGGAATCGGCGTTCACCGTCACGCAGATTTCGCGGGCATCCGTTCTGCCTGACTCTGGATTCGCCTGGGACCTCCTGCCCCTGCCCGAGGGCCCGGAAGGCGAGTACTCGATGGTCGGCCAGGCTGGGATCGGCGTGATGGCGTCAGGCAAGAACGCTCCCGTCGCCGCCGACTTCCTCGCATTCTTCAGCAGCCCGGAGAATTCCAAGAAGCTCGCCCAGTGGTTCCCGCCGGCTCGGACATCACAACTCTCAACCGAGACCCTCGCCGCAGCGAACCCGGTGCTCAGCGCCGGTCAGATCGAGAACGTCGTCATCCCGGGCATCGAGACCGGAGTGGTCCGCCCCGGCCACACCGACTCCGCCAAGGTCGGCCAGACCGTGCGCGCCGCACTTGACGCAATCTGGACGCCCGAAGCCGACATCGAAGAATCCCTCATCGGTGTGTGCGACGCCGTCGAGCCGCTTCTGGGGAAGTAA
- a CDS encoding carbohydrate ABC transporter permease has translation MTTLIKSPAGRASARPGGRRPLTHLQRDALAGYLFVAPQVLGIAAFVLVPLALVIYFSFHEWNVLANTFTFVGVANFERFLGDPQVAPVMRTTGIFSVALVFFNISLALLLAVMLNRSLAGITFFRTLFFSPVVVSLVAWTIVWGFLFQDNGGVNGALELVGVDGPNWLREGPTAMAAVVIVQVFKNVGLNMVLFLAALQGVPQELQEAARMDGAGPRTIFTRIVIPLISPTILLTFIITIVGSLQVFAQIAVLTQGGPGISTTVLVYYLFQQAFLFGEFGYGSVLSLVLFLIVLVLTVVQWQLRKKWVFYEN, from the coding sequence GTGACCACTCTCATCAAGTCACCGGCGGGGCGGGCTTCGGCTCGCCCCGGCGGGCGCCGCCCCCTCACCCACCTGCAGCGTGATGCACTGGCCGGCTACCTGTTCGTCGCACCGCAGGTGCTCGGCATCGCGGCCTTCGTGCTCGTGCCTCTCGCGCTCGTCATTTACTTCAGCTTCCACGAATGGAACGTGCTCGCGAACACCTTCACCTTCGTGGGAGTGGCGAACTTCGAGCGGTTCCTCGGCGACCCGCAGGTCGCTCCCGTCATGCGGACAACCGGGATCTTCTCCGTCGCCCTGGTCTTCTTCAACATCTCCCTGGCCCTGCTGCTGGCGGTGATGCTCAACCGCTCTCTCGCCGGAATCACCTTCTTCCGCACCCTCTTCTTCTCTCCGGTCGTCGTCTCCCTCGTGGCCTGGACCATCGTGTGGGGATTCCTGTTCCAGGACAACGGCGGCGTCAACGGCGCGCTAGAACTGGTCGGTGTGGACGGCCCGAATTGGCTTCGTGAAGGACCAACGGCCATGGCCGCCGTGGTCATCGTGCAGGTCTTCAAGAACGTCGGACTCAACATGGTGTTGTTCCTGGCCGCGCTCCAGGGGGTGCCGCAAGAACTCCAGGAAGCGGCACGGATGGACGGCGCCGGCCCGCGCACGATCTTCACCCGAATCGTCATCCCACTGATCTCGCCCACCATCCTGCTCACCTTCATCATCACCATCGTCGGTTCGCTGCAGGTGTTCGCCCAGATCGCCGTCCTCACCCAGGGCGGCCCAGGCATCTCGACCACTGTGCTCGTGTACTACCTGTTCCAGCAGGCGTTCCTCTTCGGAGAATTCGGCTACGGCTCCGTGCTCTCCCTCGTCCTGTTCCTTATCGTGCTCGTGCTGACGGTTGTGCAGTGGCAGCTCCGCAAGAAGTGGGTGTTCTATGAGAACTGA
- a CDS encoding carbohydrate ABC transporter permease has translation MAGRAAIVKKTGDRSRTGRRVLFYLALAVMSIPFVMPTWWMIISSLKPISEIFASPPTLWPANPTFDGYVKAFEMQPFAQQYFNSLYISVLVTAGTMLIASLAGYAFARIRFPGQNALFLVVLVGLLIPSEITIVPLFQIFNTMGLINTHWPILLVSTFGAPSVLATFIMRQFFLSLPIELEEAARLDGLGRLQIWWRIAMPLAGSALAAVAIFTFLHIWNLYLEPTVYLQSPELFTLPQALTRYTDAYGGQLWNVQLAAATMTALPVLVVFVLAQKQFVEGLAQSGLKG, from the coding sequence GTGGCAGGGCGCGCGGCCATCGTGAAGAAGACCGGTGACCGGTCCCGGACCGGGCGACGCGTGCTCTTCTATCTGGCGCTCGCGGTGATGTCGATTCCGTTCGTGATGCCCACCTGGTGGATGATCATCTCGTCGCTCAAGCCGATCAGCGAGATCTTCGCCTCCCCGCCCACACTCTGGCCGGCGAACCCCACCTTCGACGGCTACGTCAAAGCCTTCGAGATGCAACCGTTCGCCCAGCAGTACTTCAATTCGCTTTACATCTCCGTGCTCGTCACCGCCGGCACCATGCTGATCGCCTCGCTCGCCGGGTACGCCTTCGCTCGCATCCGCTTCCCCGGCCAGAACGCGCTGTTCCTGGTCGTGCTCGTCGGGCTCCTCATCCCCAGTGAAATCACGATCGTGCCGTTGTTCCAGATTTTCAACACCATGGGTCTGATCAACACGCACTGGCCGATCCTGCTCGTGTCGACCTTCGGGGCGCCCAGCGTGCTGGCGACGTTCATCATGCGGCAGTTCTTCCTGTCGCTGCCGATCGAACTCGAGGAGGCAGCCCGGCTCGACGGACTCGGACGGTTGCAGATCTGGTGGCGCATCGCGATGCCGCTGGCCGGCAGTGCCCTTGCGGCCGTGGCGATCTTCACCTTTCTCCACATTTGGAATCTCTACCTCGAGCCGACCGTATACCTGCAGTCGCCGGAGCTCTTCACCTTGCCGCAGGCGCTGACGCGCTACACGGATGCGTACGGCGGGCAACTCTGGAACGTTCAGCTGGCAGCGGCCACGATGACCGCGCTTCCGGTGCTTGTTGTCTTCGTCTTGGCGCAGAAGCAGTTTGTCGAGGGGCTCGCCCAGAGCGGGCTCAAGGGCTGA
- a CDS encoding MurR/RpiR family transcriptional regulator — protein sequence MLPGLTPAEARIGRVLLSDTTGASALTVNELADRASTSTASVVRTARRLGFDGYPQLRLALAAQGGAKHETAVPVGADIEDGDGIGVVLTKLAAFEAEQLRATAELVDLVALAKVIDLIRGARRIDVYGIGASGLVAEDLTAKLNRVGLFARAYTEYDAAMVSASLLGPDDVAIGVSHAGENPGTVAPLHSARSTGAGTVAITAATRSRLAAQAQHVLVTAGREFGFRSAAMASRTGQLLLVDAIFVGVAQSLPAARAALERTYAAVSSHPGRVRRP from the coding sequence ATGCTGCCTGGACTGACGCCGGCCGAGGCCCGGATCGGGCGGGTTTTGCTGTCTGACACGACGGGCGCGTCCGCTCTGACGGTCAACGAACTCGCTGATCGTGCCTCGACAAGCACCGCGAGTGTTGTTCGTACCGCGCGCCGCCTCGGATTCGACGGCTACCCCCAACTCCGGCTCGCTCTGGCTGCACAGGGCGGCGCGAAACATGAAACTGCCGTTCCGGTGGGAGCCGACATCGAAGACGGTGACGGCATTGGCGTGGTCTTGACCAAGCTGGCCGCGTTCGAGGCTGAGCAGCTCCGCGCCACCGCCGAACTCGTCGATCTCGTCGCCCTGGCGAAGGTGATCGATCTTATTCGGGGTGCTCGCCGGATCGATGTTTACGGGATCGGCGCATCCGGGCTGGTCGCAGAGGACCTCACCGCGAAGCTGAACCGGGTGGGATTGTTCGCCAGGGCATACACCGAGTACGACGCGGCGATGGTCAGTGCCTCTCTGCTGGGGCCTGACGACGTGGCCATCGGCGTCTCCCACGCCGGGGAGAACCCTGGCACCGTGGCGCCACTGCATTCGGCCCGCTCGACGGGTGCGGGTACCGTGGCCATCACTGCCGCGACCCGGTCTCGATTGGCGGCGCAGGCGCAACACGTTCTGGTGACTGCGGGTCGCGAATTCGGGTTTCGTTCCGCAGCGATGGCCAGCCGCACCGGGCAACTCTTGCTCGTCGACGCCATCTTCGTTGGAGTTGCGCAATCGCTGCCCGCAGCCCGCGCCGCCCTCGAACGCACCTATGCCGCCGTCAGTTCCCATCCAGGACGAGTACGGCGACCATGA